A stretch of DNA from Cryptomeria japonica chromosome 4, Sugi_1.0, whole genome shotgun sequence:
TAGCTAGGAAGAATCTATCCAGCCTTTCTACATTTCCAGTGAAACTAAACCATCTATTAGCCCAAGTGAAACATCCATTTCTTGGGACGACATCCAACATGTGATTCTAATTAATGAAATCTTGGAAATATACTTGAGATTGCATTAATCTCCTTAGGATATGTTGTTTCTCATAATTATCTAGAGTTGCTTTAAAATCCCCTATGATGATTTTATTTGCATTTCCTAGGGCTGCAAAAATATTAATGATATTTGACCAAATCTCTCTTTTGCTCCTAATTGTTTTTGGTCCATGAAcgtttaaaagaaaatattttttgtaaGTCATCGAATGCAATATCCATGAACGCATAGTGTGAATCTCTATCCACCAACATCGCTTGTACCCTTATTGGATTCCATAATAAATTAAGACCCCTAGAAACCCCAACAACATACAAAAAATAGGTCTTCCATTGCTTCCATTTGTCCATCGATTTTCTATCATTGTTTAAGTTTAACTTGGTCTCTTGAAGTAAAAGTACATCCACTTTAGCttgatcaagcatctcttgttaggggcaatGGTGCCCCTGAGATTCCACTTTAGAAACCTCATTATAACCCAGGCGAGGCCAAGCCCTTCCCCATTCTCAATTTTATTTGTCCCTTTGTATTATTAACAATACCCAACTGGCTCTTTGCAATCCCAACAATCTCTTTCTTAACCAGGTATTTGGTTTACGTCCTCTTTGGGCTTTCTTTCCTAgctttgttttgttaaacttcgaTTGGCTTTGCTTGATTATTATGGTCTCcaaaatgtcatcttcatactctTTGGAATTGTTGGACCCTCTTCCATTTCAAAATTATTTTCTGAAACTATCTCCGACTTAGTGTAGAAACAACCATAGTTGTATCCTCATGGGgaaaattatttattcaattttccactttatcaTATATTAGAGTTGGAGGCTTCATTGGATCTTAATATAGGTTAGGGCCTCCATTAGTGCATAACTCTCCTCTTTTGGAATCTCCTTCTTTGCCAAGGGAACATCCTCTTATTGAGACTCCTCCACCTCAAGAATCTTGAAAGATTCCACCTTAAAAATTCCTTTTATATCCTTGAAGTTCTCCCGAAAGCAAAGTTATATAAAGGAATAGGTTTAAATTGAGGTAGATACATAAGGAGATTATTTTACAATTGTTCTTTGATATGGATTACCAAGTTCTTAAGAGGAGGAACATTATCACAAAGATACTGGtggaatatttttcaaaaattgcacCTTTCTTTGCATAACCTTCTCCTCCCAAGAATGTTATGTCAAGATCTTTTATTACTGTTGATTCTTAGGGAATTTTATATATTGAAATTGTATCTCATTTTGTAGCGAAAAGGAAGGGGAAATGTAACTATATGATTATTTGGTTACTAaagtagaaaaaagaaaaaaaagtcaaagagaaaacaaagttgattctaGAAATGACAAAAGTTGATTTTTTATGTTCTCATTTGGATTAATGAAACTAATCTTTCCCTACAGATTGAATGGAAGCAGGTTAACATTTTCGCTCACAAAGCATTATAGGATATTTGGAGACTCATTGAATGATCCTGTACAATTTATATAATAAGTTGAATTTCGTCAGCTCAATAATTGTCTTAAAAGAGTAGctagaaaaaaatataataaataaatcatctaaatcaatatttattttgcattttttgcttatgaaattgaaaatataatgCTAAGATTTCAATAAGAAACTTATCCCATCACAAGTATTATGAATACCCCAATGGTTAAAATAAACAGTGGTTAAGGTATTGTTAGATAATTTCAAGCCATatgtaaaaataaaaagaaaaacccaCTAATGTAAAAGATGATAAAGAAAAGGAGTTCATTGATTTCTCAATTTGAGacaaacaaatttcaaattttcttgcCTAAAAACTAATGTTTTGATTATATAAAGGTTTATAGTGTAACATgaatttttgtaaatttttttgtcCAAATTCTGTTTGTTGGTATTGACAATGTGTGTGTGATAGTTAAATTGTGGTGTTGTGATTCTTGCCAAGTCAACAATAAAAACGTGTAAATTCTCTTTAATTTAATTCACACctttttcaacataaatttaggttctcaattttttttagttttataaaTATTCCTCAAAACTTTcaaaatatattcatatatattacgcataatcaaaaaaattgaaatttttacatCTAATAGCAAGAACAAATTCACTTTccaacataaacaaaatttatccTTTAACCATTATTACATCTAAGTGCTTAAACTCTCTAATTACCTTTCAAAATAACATGCTAAATTTATTATTTTCTACTCATTTTTATCATTTAATCTAAtctgatttattttaattaacctAAATTAACTTTAAGAAATGACATTTTCCTTcactaatatttaaatatattgaaaattaaacaataaaatataatttcaatATATAAATTATGCAAAGAcctaaattcaatttttaaaagaTTAACTATATAAAAGTTATCCCTCTCAATTTAATTTTTGACATCACATCAACCACATATATATaagtttattaaataaatcaattttaactATATTTGTCATATTTTCTAAATTGTGTCAAttcataaattaataaatttgattaaattacacAATTGTCATATACAATAATTTATAACTAAACAATGAAGCTCTGAAGGGACCGACATCCAATATAGATCAACCGTCactaatttcaaatttgaaaaaaatcccaTATAAATAATCCATGGGCTTCAATATCCTTTCCTTCCCATCGACTCTCTGCTCTGTAACTGACTCATTTCAAATTTGGTGGTTGCAGGATTATGCTAAATTAAGGCTGGTTGGCTATATCGAATTGCTCGTCAATTTCCTCATTAACAGACTGCAAACTGATAACATACTCAGTACCTGTGTATTGTAATATATGTTTATTTTTTCTTTGCATTTCTttggtttttgttttctttttgtggttttgtgttttgtgttgttgttGTGAATTACAGGTTTTATTTCAATTGTAAACAATGAAGAAGGCTTTTGGGTCACCTCAAACACCAAGCATCAGTACTCTTTCCAGAAGGCCTAAGATCACACGTCCTCTGCGAAAGCAATTGGCAACTCCAATACAAAATGTGTGTATTACGCTTCCCTTTTATTTCTTATAGAAATACagcacattttaggtttttttgtggGTGTTGAGATAATCGTTGGGTTGTCATTGCAGGGGGACAGGTTTATTGCTAACAGAAGTTCCATAGATTTTGATTGGGCTCGGTATCTGGTAAATAAAAGCAATATCATTGGAAATAAAGCCTCCATGGAAGAATATGACAGGGAGCCAGCAGCTAGTTTGGTTATTGATTCTAGTAAGATATCAAGAATTTTGAGCTTTAGTAGAAAGCCTTCTGGACAGGGATTGCAATCCATCTACTCCAAAGCTCCTTCTGTTGATACTAGAGTCAGAACTAGCAGATCACAGAGCCGCTACATACCTCAAGTAAGGGTTATtcctgtgtttttttttttaaaataatgattCTTTTGGTGAATACTTTAGTGTTCTTACTATTTTTAGATTCAATAGGTTTGGTTGGTTACATAAATTGATCGCCCAAGTGGCTCTAGGGTTCCGCGGGAATGCCCACTAATGTAGTAAACTTGTTATTCTCAAtgattttgttgttttgtgatCATTTTGATGGCTTACTCTAGAATTAGATTGAATCGACCATCCAACTAGTTAAGGATTGTTTGAAGACCTGATAAATTGTAGTTCCAATTAGCTTAGGATTCCATGAGTCAGTCCAAGAAGATATTATAGACACTGGGTTTTATATTATCTGTTATTCCAAGGCATCTCAATTTCAGATGTTATTGTTAACGCTGAACAAGCCTTTATGATTGATCAGTTTAATGTGTTGGAAGATCACAGAGATTATTAAGTATAACGGGGTTTAGGTGCTAAGGTTGAGATTTTTTGAGCAAATTTTCTAATGGGACGGGTGTAGGAATAATTTCTCTAGTTTAATATGAAATTGCCGGAGATTTGGAGACATTTTGGTTTCCTTTCCTGCATGTTAAAATTTTGTTTGATCCTTTGAGTTTGGTAGAGAATTTGAATAAAAGGTTAAGGATGGAGATGTCCTTTCGAAATATGGAATAGGATCATATGAATAAAACTATGACTATGTTAGATTTGGGCATAGTAGCAAGGAGATTTGAGCGGGGGACTAGGCCTGTCCTAAAAAATCAAGTTTCCTGATAACTATGAAAAATAATCAACATTGATATAGTAGATTAGAGTTTGGAAGAATTCACTTCCAGCATATTCAGCATTTGGATTAGGGTTTAGTGCTGTATAATTCCTAAAATTAGATTTATGTTTTTATTCAGATCTTGTACATTCGGTTGAGGTTTTGAGATTAGGTTACTCAGGATTCATCAGCATTACTTATATACTTATGCAAGGATTTAGTTCTCTGACTAACTAGCTTAATAAGAATTGTGGATCTTTATCTTAATTGCAATTCTTGTCTTTGAAATGCGGTTGTGTGCAGCATGCAGGGAGAACTTTGCATGCCCCATATCTTGTTGATGATAATCATTTGAATCTGCTGGATTGGAGTGACAGCAATATTTTGTCTATAGCACTTGGCAATGCAGTTTACTTATGGGATGCAAACACAAGAACTACTTCTGAGTTATTGACAGTAGACGATGATGTTGGTCCAATAAGCAGTGTCAATTGGGCACCTGATGGAAAACACATTGCCATTGGATTGACTAGTTCTGCTGTACAGATATGGGACTCTACATGCAATCGAGAGGTAAAGAAAACAAAGTCTTTGATGTCTTTACTTTTATTTATTTGTCTTCAATTGCCACCTTATTAACATGGCAGTACTATCGCATTGAATGCAGTTGAGATCCTTGAAAGGTCATCATGGCCGTGTAGGCTCACTTTCCTGGAATGACACTATTCTTGCAACTGGTGGTAGGGACAGTTCAATAATTATCCATGATGTCCGTATCCGTAATTCCAATGTTAAGACATACAGAGGCCATGAGCAGGAAGTTTGTGGATTGAAATGGTCCTTATCTGGCCAGCAACTTGCGAGTGGAGGCAGTGACAACTTGCTTCACATCTGGGACAAGAGCATGTCATCCTCTAATGTTAGAAATCAGTATCTTCACAGGATTGATGAACATTTTGATGCAGTTAGAGCCTTGGCATGGTGCCCTTTCCAGCACAATCTTTTGGCATCTGGTGGAGGTCTTGCAGACCAATCTATTAAGTTATGGAATAGTCTTACTGGAGCATGCCTAAATACCATTGACACCAACTCTTCAGTTTGTGCGTTGTTGTGGAATAGGCATGAGCGTGAGCTTTTGAGTTCACATGGGTATAGTGAGAACCAATTGACCTTATGGAAATACCCATCTATGGCAAAGACTGCAGAACTTACTGGCCATACTTCTAGGGTGCTGCATCTGGCACAGGTATGCATGCTATTGGTATATGGATACATTTTAATGCATGCACTGTTTGAATCAGTTTATGATAACCCTCACTATATTTTGTATTTTAGAGCCCAGATGGGTATACTGTTGCATCGGCTGGAGCAGACGAGACACTAAGGTTTTGGCAAGTCTTTGGAATTCCTGATACCTCAGGGACTACCAAAACTAAAGAGCCAGAGGGTACCCTCAACTCTTATCTTATGCATATTCGCTAGTAGTCAGTTGATGCAATGGAACGAGAAAATTTAAACTTCAGGTGATACtggattcttttatttttttcatgtgATTCTGTTATATTCATTGAATAAGAATTTTTTGCACTACAGTAGTATTTATGGCTATGGTGTGCTTCATGGAGTTTATTTGCACTTATTTGTGCATCAGTGATCACATTTTATGCTAACACTGCCTGTGCTTTGTATTATGAGAATCCAGATGTATGTAGACTGCTCCATAAGCTTTGACAAGTCTTTTGAACTCCGGAATACTTGAAGGGGACCCCAAAGTAGACAGACATCAGGATGCCTCCAGGTGATGAAATGTTATTTTGTGGTTTACATAGTTTAATAATATTCAGGAGTTTGTTCTTTGAGCATGTTACTTTAAGTACTGTTTTGTGTTACTTGTGATTTCATTGCTTTTTTCCAACTAAAAAAGAAGGAAGATGTACATTTAATTTCTGCTCATGGACTAAGTCTATCATTTGCATTTCTCTTCTGTTTGTGAAGTACATAGTGCTATCTGTATTGTTTGAGTTTTATCTTTGTTAACATGCCTGCTTGCCTAATTCTTTATCAGTGCTACAACTGTTCCTCTTAAGATTAGCTATTATGATGGCTTCTGTATACAGCTATCGAGGTATAGTATGATATTACATGCTAGGCATACCTCTTTAACAGTCAAATAATAAGATCATTTAGAGGATTCTGCTTGGTGAGCTCTGCAACCATATGCTTATCTTGATGGATTTCCACTCTTAGCACATTTAAGACATTTTGATGGATTCTTATTGAGCTTATGTTATTAATAATTAGGTTAAGGATTCATCTTCAACAATCAAATGCCTCATTAGGAACGAGTTTGGGACGGGATATGCATTTATTCTCTGCTGCGCGGAGCATCATCTGCAAAGGAGGAAAACCACTTATTCTCCAGCCAAGAAGAGCTTTGCATTTTCAATGAGTTCTCAGAGTACAAAAGTGAGGGAATTTCAAGTGAGGAGAGCTACAATTTCTGTTAAGCGAAGCAATTTCTTTCTCCTCATCAAATAATAGGTTTGATGTTCAATGAGAGTCTCTTTTTGTAAAGGGAGAAATTATCCTCCTCAGCCAAGAATGGATTTAACATACCCTTGGTATGTTCTAGGCAAATTTTTAACTTCATCGTTTTTTAACTCTTTCATTCCGGTTTCATCTTAAGTATTGTAATATTTCATTACTTTATCTAATCCGTTTTTGTTGGAATTTTGTAGCTTAGTGCACTCGTGAAAGTGCCTATGTTTTTTCTTGGGCGTTTTTAAACGACGCTAACGTtgaggaagtccaaaaatcttgaAGCTTTTTGTCCTTAAAATGGTTACATATTCTCGTTCCCTTTCTTAAGAAAAGTTAAATTTAAGTTAAAATTCTTACTGCATTCTTAGTGATTGCTGGTGTAGTTGCAAAGTTGTAACCATTAACCTCTAATAAATTTCTGTAGGCCATTTTTAATTTAACTTGGGCATAATTTCCTGAAACGTTTGTTTTTCTTCCATTGAGTACCTGAACCACAGGCTAAACAGAAGGTATCCAAGCATTAGAGAGCCTGTATGACATTATACTCTTCTTCAAGAGAGTGACAAATGGGTTGTCAGCAAAATAATCATAATTAAACTTTCTTTTGTATGGAAGAAAATTTTCATTAGAAGAAATTATGTAATTTTTAATTTGTAAGAGGAAAAATATATTTGGATACTTTGGCAGTGTTTAGGGGGGAAGTAGTTTGTCTATTCGCACATATGAAATGCAAGTGAAAGGTTCAGCTGGATGGGGGTGTGGTGGGGAACAATAGGTAAGAAGAATGATAAAATTATAGTTTCCAAATTTATTTGATACAGCTAGTGGGTATGGCAACACAAAACACATTTTAATTTATATCTGAGGGAGAAGTTCAAACCTTGCATTTCTTTATTTTAAGAGAGTTTTATATTTCTTAACTGTCTTTTAACTGTTGGTGTTCTTGTTAATTGTTGTTATTGGTTTCAGTATTGTGTTCTTTGACATTTTAGAACTGTGTGTCTGGAGTGAGCTTAAATTATCGTGTCATAAATTATTGTGTTTTAACTTCTAACAGAATTAGTGGAATTGTTAGGAAATACCTATTTATGGCAAAGATTGCAGAGCTTAGTTGCCATACTTCTAGGGTGCTGCATCTGGAACAGGTATGCATGCTATTGGTATATGGATACGTTTGCCTGTCTGCCTTGTTTGAATCAGTTTATGTTAACGCTCACTCTATTTTGTATTTTAGAGCCCAGATGGTTATACTATTGCATCAGCTGGAGAATACGAGACACTAAGGTTTTGTCAAGTCTTTGGATCCCCTGATATCTCAGAGAGTACCAAAACTAAAGAGCCACATGGTACCCTCAAAAATTATCTTATGCATATTTGCTAGTAGTCAATTGATCTCATCAAACAAGAAAAATTACACATTAGTTTATTTAATAATGGCCAGTAATCAGGAAATCATGCTGAAGTTAATTTAGTAATGGCCAGTAATCACCAAGAATGCGGTAGTAATTTTAACTTAAattttagcaagtgattttttACTTCAACATTGGTGGCGCTTATAAACGCCCAAGAAAAAACATAGGCACTTATTAATTTTTCAATATATTAATAAACGCCACCAATGTTGAGGAAGTCATAAATCACTTGCTAAAATTTAAGTTAAAATTACTACCGCATTCTTGGTGATTACTGGGTATTATTAAATTAACTTGAGCATGATTTcctgaaatgttttttttttctgcCGTTGAGTACTTGAACCAGAGGCTAAACAGAAGGTATCCAGGATGGCTTGTGTGACATAATCCTCTTCTTCAAGAGAGTGAGAAATGAGTTGTCAGCAAAATGACCATTATTAAACTTTCTTTTTTAGAAGAAAATTTTCATCAGGGAATTAGTTTGTCTATTTGCACACATGAAATGGGGGTGTCCTGTGTAACAACAGAGAAGAAGAATGATAAAATTATAGTTTCAATATTTATTTGATACAGCCAGTTGCTATGGCAGCAAAAAATTCATTTTAATTTATATCAGGGGGAGAAATTTAAACCTTGCAATTCCTTTATTTTAAGAGAGTTTTATATTTCTTTAACTGTTGGTATTCTTGGTAATTGTTGTTATTGGCTGCAGTATTGTGTTATTTGATATTTTAGAACTGTTTGGCTGGAATGAGCTTGAATTATTGTGTTTTAACTTTTAACAGAAATAGTGGCACTGTTAGGTGATTGAATTGATATTTTTGTATACAGTTAGATTAGATCTCAGTTCAAATAGTTTTGAATTGCTTCATATCTGCGACAAGAGCATGTTGTCCTCTGATGTTAGTAATCAGTATCTTCACAGGATTTATGAACATTTTGATGCAGTTACAGCCTTGGCATGGTGCCCTTTCCAGCACAATCTTTTGGCATCTGGTGGAGGTCTTGCAGACCAATCTATTAAGTTATGGAATAGTTTTACTGGAGCATGCCCAAATACCATTGAAATAAACTCTTCAGTTTATGCATTGTTATGGAAAAAGCATGAGTGTGAGCTCTTGAGTTCACATGGGTATAGCGAGAACCAATTGACCTTATGAAAATACTCATCTATAGAAAAGATTGCAGAGTTTACTGGTCATATTTTGAAATATCCCCAAATAGGGGTgctaaaaaaaatataaacaattcTGTAAACTAGGACAAAACTGACAAATTAAAACACCTCTACAAACTAGGGCACAAATCTGGAAATTTATTTGCATGTAAATATGTTTATTTCAAACCCAGAATTCTGATCAGATATCAGATCTGATTTGTGCAGCTAAAAATATAGATATTAGATTATTTCTGAGCTTAGGAAAATACAATAAAAACCTTCATTACTGCCCAGAATTTTCAGAAATGAAATACATTGAATTTCCTTCTACTTCTGAGGAAAAAGTAGAGATAAATATGCAGATTACAATACCAAAAATACCTCAGAGTGGTTCTAGCCGACCCTCAAAGTGGCTCTAGGCTCCCCAAAATGGTCAATGTTGGGTCTATTTTATGTGCTCCTCAGTAGCTGTCCACAAAGTACTCAGAAATTGATGGTTTGCAGCTGTAGATGATTCCAAATCTGAGTCTTCAGCACTGAGTTTGTCTTCCAATTTGGTCTCCAACCTGATCTGTACTTGCAGCTCTGAATGATAGTgagctagggcttcacaattgagGTTATTCTGCCGAAACACACTCTTCTGCCTAGGGTGAGCCCATGTGTCACACCGAAAACAGGGATACTCAAGGTTTTATAGGGATACCCTATAAAGAGGAGGGAGAGGTGATAACttatagaggggagggagccaaaAGAGGAGAGataagaacaaagagaaagagagggataaggagagagtgagggagaggtAGATGGGGAGTGATTAAGATACCTAAAGATGGGAGAGGTAGAGAACATggggcaagagagagagagagatgaaaatgTGAGAGATAAGTTAAATTACAGAGAAAGATGTGcaaggaggtagggagagagatGGTGACGTTGGGAAGTAACTAGAGAGGGGAGAAACCTAGAGCCtaggagagaggggtgagagatctatgggagagatagagggggagagagtggtagagatggagagagggagagatggcagaagagacctagagaggagatAGAGTGTGTGGTagggagagacatagagagaaTAAGacagggagagagaagagagggatagGGAGAAAGGAAAAATGAGAGAGATAAGTCCACAAAGAGAGATAGGGTAATGAAGTAGAGATAGAGGTGGATAGGATGAGAAATAACTatagaggggagagatagaggtgagagagCTAGAGCCTAACAAGAGGGGTGAGAGagatgatagagagagagagagagagagagagagagagagagagagagagagagagagggttgggaTGGAGAGAGACAAGGAGAGAAATGTATGGTGAGATAGAGACAAAATGAGAAATGTATGGTGAGATAGAGAAGGAGAAACCTATAGAGGGTGCATGAAATAAATCAGACATAAATCATGCACCCTATTCCGAAATTCTTATACCCTGAAATTTATACCATATAAATCAGAGGGAGAAGTAATAACCTAGAGAGGGGAaggagggagaagaggagagacaaaagaaaaaaagatagatagaggagtaagaagggatggagggagaggtagacatagaGGGAGTGAGGGACCTAGATGAGGAGGGAAGAGAGAAGATAAGAAGAGAGTTCGTAAAGGAAGATGGGTAAGGGGGGATGAAAAgataggtggagagggagggagggagaaacctagagagaggagagagagggtgggaggtaGAAGTGACAATCTAGATAATGGAGAGAGAATAAGTAAAGGAGAGAATAAAAGAGAGTGGTGGAaggagatatatatgggggtaaggagggaggaGGAAATAGAGAAGAGGAGAGGAataaagggagggagagacctCTAGAGAGGGTAGATAGAGGTGAGCGAAATAAGagagagattgggagagagagagagataaagagaatcATCAATACATAgaataccctcaaccctatgtacccTAAAGCCTGTATCATCAATCTTGTACCCTAAAATCTATAATAATACCATCAACCCTAAACCTTATACCCTCAACCATATAACCTAAACCCTATATCCGACAccataaagagagaggagagagaggtgagaaagagaagagagggagacatagggtctagagtttggggaagataaagagagtgagacaatgctaataggagcattgccattactaaaatttgactatctaTAAATTTATATGATCCTCTTCTTGTTGGGATATTAAGATTGACTCGAGTTTTAAACATTTAATCAAACTTAGAgagattattttccaatgcaaaaaATTTGGCAATCACCAAATGTTTTGCATTGGGAAGTACCATCCCTTTGCAttagattttccttgggcatccaacccacaGGGTTGGTTGACCATTTTATGTCAAAGACATgttttttgaaaaggaagaaaaatctTACACATGTTTTTGTcatgctctccatcaagtttgcatgtgTTTCCATGCACATTTACAAAAATACCATGATGAAgataagctctctcttagctatctaaccatataattttacgttttgattatgttaaggttttcatctttaatttattttgttttttattaagggaaaaacaggttttgagggggacccaaaaccccatacaagaggttttgaagggacctgaaactctTAGATTTTACTAGGATCTGGAACCTACAATGAGACTTCTACCAAAAAGATATGGAAATAAAATCAATAGCCTACAATAAAAAATCTGGCTAGTGCTAGCCAAAAGCCAACATAACCATAATAAAAAATAAGCCAACCAAACTAAGAGAAAATCAATACAAAACCTGCTGGCAACACAACCTAAGCCTTTATTTGAGGTTGATAGACTCCCTCAACCAAACATCAGGGATTTTCTGGGTTCCCCAACCTATATACAGAAAATTTGGGCAGCAAAAGGCTAGCCcaacccttaaccaaaaactaaCACAATCTAAGCTGGGCCCTTAAAATCAGCATCCAACTAGACATAAgcaagggggttttgaaaggctcccctaacctttgatttgggttttaaaatggctcCCTAAATTACCAAGAAACAACCAGCATTCCCAAAGTAAAAAAATCACACCTTTAATAACAAAACAcccatccacctcaataggatagtgACCCACCTCCATAGGGGTTGGAAAGGGGGAAATCATTCGTAAAGAGACCCAATTTGTTGGCCACAAACCAAAATCCAGTGACCAAAAGAAAGCACAGTGAAGCTTTGTTGGACAACTGGGTTTTGGAGAGGCACCCACAACCTCAATAGGGGAAAGAGAAAGAAAAGCAGAAAGTGGACCATCCTCTATTCTCCCATAGAAATAAAACAAGGCATCAACATCCCTTCACCAGTCCAAACTATCAAGATCATAACTGGCCACTTGACCAAAAAATCCCTTAACTACCCAATCACCATGCAAcgactccacctcaatagaagggCACAACACCTCAAGAGAAGAACCATGGGAGCGAGCAATAAGAGAACAAACCCTCATAAAGAAACCAACAAGGGAATTATCGAGGGTACACACATAAGAGACAAGTCCCTCGCAGGTGTAAAACTCCATCTCCAAAGGAAcaacccccacctcaataggggaaaAAAGGTCCGTTAGAAAGAGAAGCCACACCATCTGCAACCCAAGATCCGAACAACCTCTGTCAAACAAAACTGCCTCAAAAAAGGAACATCCAACTCTAACCGCGAAGAATATCTCCATCTTTATAGGAGATAAAACCAACGTTAAAGGCACAGAGAGCGAAAAAGAATGCCAAGAAGCCACCGAAACCCTAGGCATATCCACCCTAAACCAGTCCACCTCCATAAGAAAGGAGAACAACTCAAAAAGAGAAGAAGTGGTAAATATCTAGGAGACG
This window harbors:
- the LOC131875335 gene encoding cell division cycle 20.2, cofactor of APC complex-like; translation: MERENLNFSATTVPLKISYYDGFCIQLSRISGIVRKYLFMAKIAELSCHTSRVLHLEQSPDGYTIASAGEYETLRFCQVFGSPDISESTKTKEPHVRLDLSSNSFELLHICDKSMLSSDVSNQYLHRIYEHFDAVTALAWCPFQHNLLASGGGLADQSIKLWNSFTGACPNTIEINSSVYALLWKKHELFRGSSLSIRTYEMQVKGLAGWGCAVEQQYCVL
- the LOC131875517 gene encoding cell division cycle 20.2, cofactor of APC complex-like, whose amino-acid sequence is MKKAFGSPQTPSISTLSRRPKITRPLRKQLATPIQNGDRFIANRSSIDFDWARYLVNKSNIIGNKASMEEYDREPAASLVIDSSKISRILSFSRKPSGQGLQSIYSKAPSVDTRVRTSRSQSRYIPQHAGRTLHAPYLVDDNHLNLLDWSDSNILSIALGNAVYLWDANTRTTSELLTVDDDVGPISSVNWAPDGKHIAIGLTSSAVQIWDSTCNRELRSLKGHHGRVGSLSWNDTILATGGRDSSIIIHDVRIRNSNVKTYRGHEQEVCGLKWSLSGQQLASGGSDNLLHIWDKSMSSSNVRNQYLHRIDEHFDAVRALAWCPFQHNLLASGGGLADQSIKLWNSLTGACLNTIDTNSSVCALLWNRHERELLSSHGYSENQLTLWKYPSMAKTAELTGHTSRVLHLAQSPDGYTVASAGADETLRFWQVFGIPDTSGTTKTKEPEGTLNSYLMHIR